The following are from one region of the Chionomys nivalis chromosome 16, mChiNiv1.1, whole genome shotgun sequence genome:
- the Otud6b gene encoding deubiquitinase OTUD6B, whose product MEEVSAEELDDEEQLLRRHRKEKKELQAKIQGMKNAVPKNDKKRRKQLVEDVAKLEREMEQRHKEELEQLKLAFAESKIDSVTVNISDLVLENQPPRISKAQKRREKKAALEKEREERIAEAEIENLAGARHVESEKLAQILAARELEIKHIPSDGHCMYGALEDQLREQDCALTVAALRKRTAEYMQSHSEDFLPFLTNPNTGNVYTPEEFGKYCDDIVNTAAWGGQLELRALSHILQTPIEVLQADAPPIVVGEEYSRSPLVLVYMRHAYGLGEHYNSVTRLVNSATENCN is encoded by the exons ATGGAGGAGGTCTCGGCGGAGGAGTTGGACGATGAGGAGCAGCTGCTGCGACGGCATCGCAAGGAGAAGAAGGAGCTGCAAG CCAAGATTCAGGGAATGAAGAACGCTGTTCCCAAAAACGACAAAAAGAGGCGCAAGCAGCTCGTTGAAGATGTAGCGAAgttggagagagaaatggagcaGAGACACAAGGAAGAGCTGGAGCAGTTGAAATTGGCTTTCGCGGAGAGTAAG ATAGATTCTGTCACTGTTAACATTTCAGACTTGGTACTTGAGAACCAGCCACCTCGGATTTCCAAAGCACAAAAGAGACGG GAGAAAAAGGCTGCACTGGAAAAGGAGCGGGAGGAAAGGATAGCTGAGGCTGAAATTGAGAACCTAGCTGGAGCTAGGCACGTAGAGAGTGAAAAACTCGCTCAGATACTGGCCGCCAGAGAATTGGAAATCAAGCATATTCCATCTGATGGCCATTGCATGTACGGAGCACTGGAGGATCAGCTGAGAGAGCAGGACTGTGCCCTAACTGTGGCTGCCCTCCGGAAGCGCACTGCTGAGTACATGCAGAGCCATTCAGAAGACTTCCTGCCCTTCTTAACAAACCCCAATACCGGGAACGTGTATACTCCAG AGGAATTTGGAAAGTACTGTGATGACATTGTGAACACAGCGGCGTGGGGAGGTCAGCTTGAG TTAAGAGCTCTGTCTCACATTCTACAAACACCAATCGAGGTACTACAAGCAGACGCTCCTCCTATTGTAGTTGGTGAAGAATATTCGAGGAGTCCTTTAGTACTGGT atacATGAGACATGCATATGGCTTAGGAGAACATTATAATTCTGTCACACGGTTGGTGAACTCGGCTACTGAAAATTGCAACTAG